In the genome of Thunnus maccoyii chromosome 15, fThuMac1.1, whole genome shotgun sequence, one region contains:
- the tac1 gene encoding protachykinin-1, with protein sequence MKLLLLPVLMALFAVAQVFCENDPKEEVDYWTSSNQIQDGWLSNDPFREILLRMTRKPRPHQFIGLMGKRSMANAQITRKRHKVNSFVGLMGKRSQEEPDSYEWSTIQTYDKRR encoded by the exons ATGAAGTTGCTGCTTTTACCAGTTTTAATGGCTCTTTTCGCCGTCGCCCAAGTTTTTTGCGAGAACGACCCAAAAGAAGAGGTTGACTACTGGACGAGCAGTAATCAAATTCAG GACGGCTGGCTTTCCAACGACCCATTCAGAGAAATCCTCCTGAGGATGACAAGAAAGCCGCGGCCACACCAGTTCATCGGTCTGATGGGGAAGCGCTCTATGG CAAATGCACAGATCACCCGCAAAA GGCATAAAGTCAACTCTTTTGTTGGACTGATGGGGAAAAGGAGCCAAGAGGAGCCAG ATTCCTATGAGTGGAGCACAATACAGACGTACGACAAGCGCCGCTAA
- the asns gene encoding asparagine synthetase [glutamine-hydrolyzing] has translation MCGIWALFGSDECLSAQCTCAMKIAHRGPDAFRFENVNGYTNCCFGFHRLAIVDQLYGMQPLRIKKFPFLWLCYNGEIYNHQTLKKQFDFDYQTKVDGEILLHLYDRFGIQKMASLLDGVFAFVLLDTANRKVFLGRDTYGVRPLFKLLTNDGFLAVCSEAKGLTEINHAQTTPAKIDAFLPGHYEVFDLKQSGKVQSVKIEPFHCCTKEPAHAIYDTVERLPTSFDEETVKSNIRFLFENAVRKRLMAHRRIGCLLSGGLDSSLVAATLVKLAKEEKLQYPIQTFSIGSEDSPDVIAARKVAAHIGSEHHEVNFTAEEGIQAVEEVIFHLESYDITTIRASVGMYLVSKYIREKTDSVVIFSGEGSDELTQGYIYFHKAPNPKAAAEDSVRLMKELYLFDVLRADRTTAAHGLELRVPFLDHRFTAYYLSLPEEMRIPKNGVEKHLLRDSFKGLNLIPDEILWRRKEAFSDGVMSVKKSWYTCLQEHLESMVNDAQMEKAHKTFPHNPPRTKEAYYFRQVFEKNYPGRAEWIPHYWMPRWTNATDPSARTLSIYKPDKDQ, from the exons ATGTGTGGTATCTGGGCTTTGTTCGGCAGCGATGAGTGCCTGTCAGCTCAGTGCACCTGTGCCATGAAGATAGCTCACAGGGGCCCTGATGCCTTCCGCTTTGAGAATGTCAACGGCTACACCAACTGCTGTTTTGGCTTCCACCGCCTGGCTATTGTAGATCAGCTGTATGGCATGCAGCCCTTGCGAATCAAGAAGTTTCCCTTCTTGTGGCTCTGCTACAACGGAGAGATTTACAACCATCAGACG CTGAAGAAGCAGTTTGACTTTGATTACCAGACAAAAGTGGACGGTGAGATTTTGCTCCATCTGTACGATCGCTTCGGCATCCAGAAGATGGCTTCACTCCTGGACGGTGTCTTTGCTTTTGTTCTGCTGGACACTGCCAACAGAAAAGTCTTTCTGGGAAGGGATACATATGGTGTGCGGCCTTTGTTCAAACTCTTGACAAACGATGGATTCCTCGCAGTCTGCTCAGAAGCCAAAG GCCTCACAGAAATTAACCATGCACAGACCACCCCCGCCAAGATTGACGCCTTTCTCCCTGGCCACTATGAGGTCTTTGATTTGAAGCAGTCCGGCAAAGTGCAATCTGTTAAGATAGAGCCGTTTCACTGCTGCACAAAAGAGCCTGCTCATGCCATCTACGACACTGTGGAGAGACTACCAACAA GCTTCGACGAGGAGACGGTGAAAAGCAACATCAGATTCCTGTTTGAGAATGCAGTGAGGAAACGTCTCATGGCTCACAGGAGAATTGGTTGTCTTCTGTCAG GTGGTCTGGACTCCAGTTTAGTTGCTGCTACACTGGTGAAACTGGCCAAAGAGGAGAAGCTCCAGTATCCCATCCAGACATTCTCAATCGGGTCAGAGGACAGTCCAGACGTCATAGCTGCTCGCAAG GTTGCAGCTCACATCGGCAGCGAACACCACGAGGTGAACTTCACCGCAGAAGAAGGCATCCAAGCTGTAGAGGAAGTCATCTTCCACCTGGAGTCCTATGACATCACCACCATACGTGCCTCTGTTG GTATGTACTTGGTGTCAAAGTACATCAGGGAGAAGACGGACAGTGTGGTCATCTTCTCTGGAGAAGGCTCTGATGAACTGACTCAGGGATACATTTACTTCCACAAG GCTCCAAATcccaaagcagcagcagaggacagtGTTCGTCTGATGAAGGAACTCTACCTGTTTGATGTTCTCCGTGCTGATCGCACCACCGCTGCACACGG CCTGGAGCTCAGAGTGCCTTTCCTGGACCACAGATTCACAGCGTACTACCTCTCCCTGCCTGAGGAGATGAGGATTCCTAAG AACGGAGTGGAAAAGCACCTTCTGAGAGACTCTTTCAAAGGTCTGAACTTGATCCCTGACGAGATCCTGTGGAGACGCAAGGAAGCCTTCAGTGACGGTGTGATGTCAGTGAAGAAGTCCTGGTATACCTGCCTGCAGGAGCACCTGGAGTCTATG gTGAATGATGCCCAGATGGAGAAGGCGCACAAGACCTTCCCTCACAACCCTCCTCGCACCAAAGAGGCCTACTACTTCAGACAGGTGTTTGAGAAGAATTACCCTGGCCGGGCTGAGTGGATCCCCCACTACTGGATGCCACGCTGGACCAACGCCACTGACCCATCAGCCCGCACCCTGTCTATCTATAAACCCGATAAAGACCAGTGA